Proteins encoded by one window of Streptomyces sp. LX-29:
- a CDS encoding PepSY domain-containing protein: MSTTTDRSTRRPHLDLPSGGQDPAPGRSWQGVRALLVRLHFYAGVFVAPFLFVAAFTGLLYTLAPQLDQLLYGDKLTVEAVGEAPRPLAEQIAAAREAHPEGTLASVVTPSEPEDTTRVVLSVPGLGDKQRTVFVDPYTADVRGELTTWWGSTPVRTWLDDLHRNLHLGETGRLYSEVAASWLWVVVAGGLVLWLGRSRGQRARSLRGALLPDRSARGVRRTRGWHATTGLWLALGLLFLSATGLTWSKYAGERFGQALDAVQGHAPELDTRLPGATPPAEDTHAGHAGHAGHGAAHTEKQADADPSGFDAALRVARQAGLGGTVEVTPPADPSSAWTVAQKDNLWPVHYDRVAVDTAKGEVTAHTRWADYPLPAKLTKLGVQGHMGALFGILNQIVLAATAIGLMLITFWGYRMWWQRRPTRADRAAPFGKAPARGAWRRIPLPVLILGVPAVVALGWALPVLGVTLAGFLLADLGAGLVKRLRAG, from the coding sequence ATGTCCACAACCACTGACCGAAGCACACGAAGACCACACCTCGACCTGCCGTCCGGTGGGCAGGACCCCGCCCCCGGACGTTCCTGGCAGGGCGTCCGCGCCCTGCTGGTCCGCCTGCACTTCTACGCCGGGGTGTTCGTCGCCCCCTTCCTCTTCGTGGCCGCCTTCACCGGCCTGCTCTACACCCTCGCGCCCCAGCTCGACCAGCTTCTCTACGGCGACAAACTCACCGTCGAGGCGGTGGGCGAGGCACCGCGGCCGCTGGCCGAGCAGATCGCCGCCGCCCGCGAGGCACACCCCGAGGGCACCTTGGCCTCCGTCGTCACCCCGTCGGAACCCGAGGACACCACCCGTGTGGTGCTGTCGGTCCCGGGACTGGGTGACAAACAGCGCACCGTCTTCGTCGACCCCTACACCGCCGACGTCCGCGGCGAGCTCACCACCTGGTGGGGCTCGACACCTGTGCGGACATGGCTCGACGACCTGCACCGCAACCTCCACCTCGGCGAGACGGGGCGGCTGTACTCGGAGGTCGCGGCAAGCTGGTTGTGGGTGGTCGTAGCCGGCGGACTCGTCCTGTGGCTCGGCCGCAGCCGCGGCCAGCGCGCCCGCTCCCTGCGAGGGGCGCTGCTCCCCGACCGGTCGGCACGCGGCGTGCGGCGCACCCGCGGCTGGCATGCCACCACCGGCCTCTGGCTCGCGCTCGGCCTGCTCTTCCTCAGCGCCACCGGCCTGACCTGGTCGAAGTACGCCGGTGAGCGGTTCGGCCAGGCCCTCGACGCCGTCCAGGGCCACGCCCCGGAGCTCGACACCCGACTGCCCGGCGCGACCCCTCCCGCCGAAGACACGCACGCCGGCCACGCCGGCCACGCGGGCCACGGTGCGGCCCACACCGAGAAGCAGGCCGATGCCGATCCCTCGGGCTTCGACGCGGCCCTCAGGGTGGCCCGGCAGGCCGGGCTCGGCGGAACCGTCGAGGTCACCCCGCCCGCCGACCCGTCCAGCGCGTGGACGGTGGCGCAGAAGGACAACCTCTGGCCCGTCCACTACGACCGCGTCGCGGTCGACACGGCCAAGGGCGAGGTCACCGCGCACACCCGATGGGCGGACTACCCGCTGCCCGCCAAGCTCACCAAGCTCGGCGTCCAAGGACACATGGGCGCCCTCTTCGGCATCCTCAACCAGATCGTCCTCGCGGCCACCGCGATCGGCCTCATGCTGATCACCTTCTGGGGCTACCGCATGTGGTGGCAGCGCCGCCCCACCCGCGCGGACCGCGCCGCGCCCTTCGGCAAGGCTCCGGCACGCGGCGCCTGGCGCCGCATCCCGCTGCCGGTGCTGATCCTCGGCGTTCCGGCCGTGGTCGCGCTCGGCTGGGCGCTTCCCGTACTCGGCGTCACCCTGGCCGGCTTCCTGCTGGCCGACCTCGGCGCCGGACTGGTCAAACGACTGCGCGCCGGGTAG
- a CDS encoding MarR family transcriptional regulator, with product MTDSRRARLYEELSRESRRYLAAYVLFNQAIADHLGLHPTDVQCLSLLTAEPGPLTVKQIADMTGLTTGSATRLVDRLERGGYVHRAPDPQDRRRVLVSPVPDRIARVTAVWDDLGQAWQALLDDHTEDELEVITRHMRRAHDLSHAQMRHLRSRPKPD from the coding sequence ATGACAGACTCACGCCGGGCCCGGCTGTACGAGGAGTTGTCCAGGGAGTCCCGCCGCTACCTGGCGGCCTATGTGCTGTTCAACCAGGCCATCGCCGACCACCTCGGACTGCACCCCACCGACGTGCAGTGTCTGAGCCTGCTGACAGCGGAGCCCGGGCCGCTCACGGTCAAGCAGATCGCCGACATGACGGGCCTGACCACGGGCTCGGCCACACGACTGGTCGACCGGCTCGAACGGGGCGGCTACGTGCACCGCGCCCCCGACCCACAGGACCGCCGTCGCGTGCTGGTCAGCCCGGTGCCGGATCGCATCGCCCGTGTCACCGCGGTGTGGGACGACCTCGGCCAGGCGTGGCAGGCGCTCCTCGACGACCACACCGAGGACGAACTCGAGGTGATCACCCGCCACATGCGACGGGCACACGACCTCAGCCACGCCCAGATGCGACACCTGCGGTCCCGGCCGAAGCCGGACTGA
- a CDS encoding DJ-1/PfpI family protein: MQIAILLYDRFTALDAVGPYEILGRVPGVEVVFTAARPGSVRTDLGNLTLTADRPLSDVTSPDILLVPGGPGTADVLGDRVLLDWLRTADAATTWTTSVCSGSLLLAAAGLLNGRRAASHWIALDHLADLGAVPSREHVVFDGKYATAAGVSAGIDLALQLAGRIAGDEVAQAVQLVVEYAPQPPYDAGSVSTAPPELVASLRASNLVVQAGTGLMPHA; encoded by the coding sequence ATGCAGATAGCCATCCTGCTCTACGACCGCTTCACCGCGCTGGACGCCGTCGGCCCCTACGAGATCCTGGGCCGCGTGCCGGGTGTCGAGGTCGTCTTCACCGCCGCGCGGCCCGGTTCGGTCCGCACCGATCTGGGCAACCTCACGCTCACCGCGGACCGGCCGCTGTCCGACGTCACCTCACCCGACATCCTGCTGGTGCCCGGTGGACCGGGCACCGCCGATGTGTTGGGCGACCGCGTCCTCCTCGACTGGCTCCGCACCGCGGATGCCGCCACCACATGGACCACCTCCGTCTGCTCGGGTTCCCTCCTGCTGGCGGCAGCAGGTCTGCTGAACGGGCGCCGCGCCGCCTCGCACTGGATCGCCCTCGACCACCTCGCGGACCTGGGCGCCGTACCCAGCAGGGAGCATGTCGTCTTCGACGGCAAGTACGCGACTGCCGCCGGCGTCTCCGCCGGCATCGACCTGGCCCTCCAACTCGCCGGCCGCATCGCCGGAGACGAGGTCGCCCAGGCCGTCCAACTCGTTGTCGAGTACGCCCCTCAGCCGCCCTATGACGCGGGCTCCGTCTCCACTGCCCCGCCCGAACTGGTCGCCTCCCTGCGGGCCAGCAACCTCGTCGTACAGGCGGGAACGGGCCTGATGCCCCATGCCTGA
- a CDS encoding vWA domain-containing protein produces MSGNQNYINHVALVLDASSSMSHLSRKVIEVADQQIAYLARRSEELDQETRVTVYVFAQEVECVIYDKDVLRMPSLKHLYRVGGMTALLAATLKSQRELAQTAQLYGDHSFLTFVLTDGQENASHRCADAPTRDPRELVQAVADMFQTQEDNWTLAVLVPDQMGKREAMQCGFPKDNIAIWDATSTQGLEEAGQVIQQATEKFMVGRTQGIRGSRAVFSMGAEAVNKDTIKAAGLTPANPSEYQLIPVAREAAIREWVVECGHTYRTGCAFYQLSKSEKIQARKQIAVLEKKTDRVYTGPEARALLGLPDVEVRVKPDHNDDFTIFVQSTSVNRKLVPNTRLLLMT; encoded by the coding sequence ATGTCCGGAAACCAGAACTACATCAATCACGTTGCTCTTGTGTTGGATGCCAGTTCGTCCATGTCACACCTGAGCCGCAAGGTGATCGAGGTAGCCGACCAGCAGATTGCGTATCTGGCGCGGCGGTCGGAGGAACTGGACCAGGAAACCCGCGTTACGGTGTACGTCTTCGCCCAGGAGGTGGAGTGCGTCATCTACGACAAGGACGTGCTGCGAATGCCGTCCCTGAAGCATCTGTACCGGGTCGGTGGAATGACGGCTCTGCTGGCGGCCACGTTGAAATCGCAGCGGGAGCTGGCGCAGACGGCTCAACTGTACGGTGACCACAGCTTTCTCACGTTCGTGCTGACCGACGGGCAGGAGAACGCGAGTCATCGCTGCGCGGATGCCCCCACCAGGGACCCGCGTGAGCTGGTGCAGGCCGTGGCCGACATGTTCCAGACCCAGGAGGACAACTGGACGCTGGCGGTCCTTGTGCCGGACCAGATGGGCAAGCGCGAGGCCATGCAGTGTGGTTTCCCGAAGGACAACATCGCCATATGGGACGCCACGAGCACCCAGGGTCTGGAGGAGGCCGGACAGGTCATCCAGCAGGCCACCGAGAAATTCATGGTGGGCCGCACCCAGGGAATCCGGGGATCGCGAGCGGTGTTCTCGATGGGCGCGGAGGCGGTCAACAAGGACACCATCAAGGCGGCTGGTCTCACTCCGGCCAATCCGTCGGAATACCAGCTGATTCCGGTGGCTCGCGAAGCGGCGATACGCGAGTGGGTTGTCGAGTGCGGGCACACATACCGTACCGGTTGTGCGTTCTATCAGCTGAGTAAGTCGGAGAAGATCCAGGCGCGGAAGCAGATCGCGGTGCTGGAGAAGAAGACGGATCGGGTGTACACGGGCCCGGAGGCCCGAGCCCTGCTCGGCCTGCCGGACGTGGAAGTTCGCGTCAAGCCGGACCACAACGACGACTTCACGATCTTCGTGCAGAGCACCAGTGTGAACCGAAAGCTGGTGCCGAACACCCGACTTCTGCTGATGACCTGA
- a CDS encoding VOC family protein has protein sequence MASKFTELAIDCADPHGLARFWCSVLDYEVQDEGDGLVTIGSPVVPEGRNRLGPVPPTLTFARVPEGKTVKNRLHLDVNPTDREQDEEVRRLLELGARYADVGQGDESWVVLADPEGNEFCVLAGRHP, from the coding sequence ATGGCCAGTAAGTTCACCGAGCTTGCGATCGACTGTGCCGATCCCCACGGTCTCGCCCGGTTCTGGTGCTCGGTCCTCGACTATGAGGTGCAGGACGAAGGCGATGGACTCGTCACCATTGGATCCCCCGTGGTGCCTGAAGGCAGGAACCGCCTCGGCCCGGTGCCGCCGACGTTGACCTTCGCGCGCGTCCCCGAGGGCAAGACCGTCAAGAACAGGCTCCACCTCGACGTCAACCCGACTGACAGGGAGCAAGACGAAGAGGTCCGTCGCCTGCTGGAGCTGGGTGCCCGATACGCCGACGTCGGCCAAGGCGATGAGAGCTGGGTCGTACTCGCCGACCCAGAGGGGAACGAGTTCTGTGTCCTTGCCGGCCGTCACCCCTGA
- a CDS encoding serine/threonine-protein kinase has translation MVEPLGPSDPQRVGPYRLEGRLGAGGMGQVFLGTSPGGRKVAVKVIRPELAATPQFRTRFTREIDAARRVGGFHTAQVVDADPEAAPPWLVTEFIPGPTLQQVVTERGPLAPDVVLRLGAGLAEGLAAIHDCGLVHRDLKPGNVILADDGPRIIDFGVAHALHAGPLTRPGAIIGTYAYMSPEQIRSAPVTPAGDVFSLGSVLAFAATGRSPFDASTVPAIIHRVTSEPPRLDGLVDGGGLRALIDACLAKDPAGRPAGADILRRLSVTGGTGGTGGTGADTRPADQPARPTARRGLLIGGIAAAAAAAVSVPAFLLWPDSRSKKATSKGGPVALPGKSSAKGVTKDPTKPVARLAGHTSHIECLAFGPDGRTLASGSMDNTVRLWDVTSGRTVTTFTGHTSTILTLVYSPDGRTLFTGSLDQTLRRWNVRTGAPMGVIATYTGQFDGVTALAISPDGTTLAVGRDSAGLQLVEASTGRPAATLDGHTGSIQGLAFSPDGRTLASVASDIDRDGVRLWSADTGRLVRTFAAGRKKNYSSVMFSPDGRTLAAAGPGVRVWDLDTGRLTATLTDRHPYIVAAAYRPGKPGRTGKALIAGAGGNVEPKPSDTTGKTVSLWAPSTGRLATTLTGVMPKSDLTTSVSALAFSPDGTTLAAGLNLAAASKESDTSIQLWKLA, from the coding sequence AAGGCCGGCTGGGCGCGGGTGGCATGGGGCAGGTCTTCCTCGGTACGTCGCCGGGCGGCCGGAAGGTCGCGGTGAAGGTCATCCGGCCGGAGCTGGCGGCCACCCCGCAGTTCCGGACGCGCTTCACCCGCGAGATCGACGCGGCGCGACGCGTCGGCGGCTTCCACACCGCCCAGGTCGTCGACGCCGACCCCGAGGCCGCGCCTCCCTGGCTGGTCACCGAGTTCATCCCGGGTCCCACGCTCCAGCAGGTCGTCACCGAGCGCGGCCCGCTCGCCCCCGATGTCGTGCTACGCCTCGGCGCGGGACTCGCCGAGGGGCTGGCCGCCATCCACGACTGCGGGCTGGTGCACCGGGACCTGAAGCCCGGCAACGTCATCCTCGCCGACGACGGCCCGCGCATCATCGACTTCGGCGTCGCCCACGCGCTCCATGCCGGGCCGTTGACCCGCCCGGGCGCGATCATCGGGACGTACGCCTACATGTCGCCGGAGCAGATACGATCCGCCCCGGTGACGCCCGCCGGCGACGTGTTCTCCCTCGGCTCGGTCCTGGCGTTCGCGGCGACCGGCCGCAGCCCGTTCGACGCCTCGACCGTCCCGGCGATCATCCACCGGGTCACCAGCGAACCACCCCGGCTGGACGGCCTGGTGGACGGCGGCGGTCTGCGTGCCCTGATCGACGCCTGCCTGGCCAAGGACCCCGCCGGGCGCCCGGCCGGCGCCGACATCCTGCGCCGGCTCTCGGTCACCGGGGGCACCGGGGGCACCGGGGGCACCGGGGCGGACACCCGCCCCGCCGACCAGCCGGCCAGGCCAACGGCGCGGCGCGGCCTGCTCATCGGCGGGATCGCGGCCGCCGCCGCGGCCGCGGTCTCCGTCCCCGCGTTCCTGCTCTGGCCGGACTCCCGGTCCAAGAAGGCCACGTCGAAGGGCGGCCCCGTCGCCTTACCCGGCAAGAGCTCCGCCAAGGGCGTCACCAAGGATCCCACCAAGCCGGTCGCTCGGCTCGCCGGCCACACCAGCCACATCGAGTGCCTCGCCTTCGGCCCGGACGGCCGGACCCTGGCCAGCGGCAGCATGGACAACACGGTGCGGCTCTGGGACGTCACCTCCGGCCGTACGGTCACCACGTTCACGGGCCACACCTCGACGATCCTGACGCTGGTCTACAGCCCGGACGGTAGGACGCTGTTCACCGGCAGCCTCGACCAGACCCTGCGGCGCTGGAACGTGCGCACCGGCGCGCCGATGGGCGTCATCGCCACGTACACCGGTCAGTTCGACGGTGTCACCGCCCTGGCGATCAGCCCGGACGGCACGACGCTCGCCGTGGGCCGTGACAGCGCCGGGTTGCAGCTCGTGGAGGCGTCGACCGGCCGCCCCGCCGCCACCCTCGACGGTCACACCGGGAGCATCCAGGGGCTGGCGTTCAGTCCGGACGGGCGGACCCTGGCCAGTGTGGCGTCCGACATCGACAGGGACGGAGTGCGGCTGTGGTCCGCCGACACCGGCCGCCTCGTCAGGACCTTCGCCGCCGGCCGGAAGAAGAACTACTCCTCGGTGATGTTCAGCCCGGACGGCAGGACCCTCGCCGCCGCCGGCCCCGGCGTACGGGTGTGGGACCTGGACACCGGACGTCTCACCGCGACGCTCACCGACCGCCACCCGTACATCGTCGCGGCGGCGTACCGTCCGGGGAAGCCGGGGCGGACCGGAAAGGCGTTGATCGCGGGCGCCGGGGGCAACGTCGAGCCGAAGCCCAGCGACACCACCGGCAAGACCGTCAGCCTCTGGGCCCCGTCGACCGGGCGTCTCGCCACCACCCTGACCGGCGTCATGCCGAAGTCCGACCTCACCACATCGGTCTCGGCGCTGGCGTTCAGCCCGGACGGCACGACCCTGGCGGCCGGGCTCAACCTGGCCGCCGCGTCGAAGGAGTCCGACACCTCGATCCAGCTGTGGAAGCTGGCCTAA
- a CDS encoding TetR/AcrR family transcriptional regulator, with product MESESSLRERLIDVGVELVLAEGSASLGLREIARRAGVSHGAPRRHFPTHHALLSAIARRGFEDLAARVGAAIADTTSPRAQLQAVARVYVGYALERRGMFELMFRHDLLDSEQHASGERRLRESTIPLFERIVALVARCGEDQDDTTRRRSSGPDATPPPAVTAAALWSNLHGVAQLWAWGSLQLALDATQPAGTLRGDPLDRIVAAVLDAHLGPVNS from the coding sequence ATGGAGAGTGAGAGTTCCCTGCGGGAACGGTTGATCGACGTCGGCGTGGAGCTCGTGCTGGCCGAGGGTTCCGCGTCCCTGGGGCTGCGCGAGATCGCCCGTAGGGCCGGGGTGTCGCACGGGGCGCCTCGCCGGCACTTCCCCACGCACCACGCCCTGCTGTCCGCGATCGCCCGTCGCGGCTTCGAGGACCTCGCGGCCCGGGTCGGTGCCGCGATCGCCGACACGACGTCGCCGCGGGCGCAGTTGCAGGCCGTCGCGCGGGTGTACGTCGGGTACGCGCTGGAGCGCCGCGGCATGTTCGAGCTGATGTTCCGGCACGACCTGCTCGACAGTGAGCAGCACGCGTCGGGCGAGCGGCGACTGCGGGAGTCGACGATCCCGCTGTTCGAGCGCATCGTCGCCCTCGTCGCCCGGTGCGGGGAGGACCAGGACGACACCACGCGGCGGCGGTCCAGCGGGCCGGACGCGACCCCGCCGCCGGCGGTGACGGCCGCCGCCCTGTGGTCCAACCTGCACGGCGTCGCCCAACTGTGGGCATGGGGCAGCCTGCAGCTCGCCCTCGACGCCACCCAGCCGGCCGGTACGCTTCGTGGCGACCCACTCGATCGCATCGTCGCGGCGGTTCTGGACGCCCACCTGGGCCCGGTGAACTCGTGA
- a CDS encoding serine/threonine-protein kinase yields MDALQPDDPRWIGPYRLEGRLGAGGMGQVFLGTSPGGRKVAVKVIRPELAATPQFRTRFAREIDAARRVGGFHTAQVVDADSEAESPWLVTAFVAGPTLQQVVASQGPLTTDAVMRLGAGLAEGLAAIHRCGLVHRDLKPGNVILADDGPRIIDFGIARAVDASSLTATGTVMGTYAYMSPEQIRADRAGPASDVFSLGSVLVFAATGHSPFDAPDLLEVVERILDEPPVLDGLDEDLRGPLAGCLAKDPAERPLVTELPARFAGLPSDGVAVRPAGPEPARPEPAEPEEVTLPAAAGPTTGVAGPERAGPAAAPERTLLLAPGPGQPPPAPPTMPYPPADVPGRAVPTAPAARTGRVSRRALIVGGLAAAAGTAVGVPLLLRAKGDGSDDPVVRSDTSPGGAADGVVLNGLSGARTLAFSPDAKTLFAAGDGGTVWRWDVTTRRGTSTHIGIPEYIQPVQFSPDRRLLVRAEKNKVLLWDVASGRMVRTFHGPPTGKAQEGFVHSLTLSPDGGTIVASLSEGLYVWDTASGRKRDVHKGRYSGPLAISPDGRLLVTAYPVRLRELPSCRVLATVDEYTSHQAAVFSPDGQILALGQLDGTVRLWNAATRQEVVTLKGHKGTVNALAFHPSGRTLAGAGRDGTVRLWDTASGKSTATFTCPNSLEAVAFSPDGKMLAAGLGSGTGFSSKDTVRLWTIP; encoded by the coding sequence ATGGACGCGTTACAGCCCGACGACCCTCGCTGGATAGGCCCCTACCGGCTGGAGGGCCGGCTGGGCGCGGGTGGCATGGGGCAGGTCTTCCTCGGTACGTCGCCGGGCGGCCGGAAGGTCGCGGTGAAGGTGATCCGACCGGAGCTGGCGGCCACCCCGCAGTTCCGGACGCGCTTCGCCCGCGAGATCGACGCGGCGCGCAGGGTGGGCGGCTTCCACACCGCCCAGGTCGTCGACGCCGACTCCGAGGCGGAATCCCCCTGGCTGGTCACGGCGTTCGTCGCCGGTCCGACCCTCCAGCAGGTGGTCGCCTCGCAGGGACCTCTCACCACCGATGCCGTGATGCGCCTGGGTGCCGGGCTGGCCGAGGGGCTGGCCGCCATCCACCGCTGCGGCCTGGTGCACCGGGATCTGAAGCCCGGCAACGTCATCCTCGCCGACGACGGCCCGCGCATCATCGACTTCGGCATCGCCCGTGCCGTGGACGCCAGTTCGCTCACGGCGACCGGGACGGTCATGGGCACCTACGCCTATATGTCGCCGGAGCAGATCCGCGCCGACCGGGCCGGACCGGCCAGCGACGTCTTCTCCCTCGGCTCGGTTCTTGTCTTCGCCGCCACCGGCCACAGCCCGTTCGACGCCCCCGACCTGCTGGAGGTCGTCGAGCGGATCCTGGACGAGCCACCGGTGCTGGACGGCCTCGACGAGGATCTGCGCGGCCCGCTGGCCGGGTGCCTGGCCAAGGACCCCGCGGAGCGGCCGCTCGTCACCGAGCTCCCGGCCCGGTTCGCGGGCCTGCCGTCGGATGGTGTGGCCGTCCGGCCTGCCGGGCCGGAGCCCGCAAGACCTGAGCCCGCCGAGCCGGAGGAGGTGACGCTTCCGGCTGCGGCGGGGCCGACGACGGGCGTGGCCGGCCCGGAGCGGGCAGGGCCCGCGGCGGCCCCGGAGCGGACGCTGCTCCTGGCTCCCGGCCCGGGGCAGCCGCCGCCCGCCCCGCCGACCATGCCGTATCCGCCCGCCGACGTCCCCGGACGGGCGGTCCCGACCGCGCCCGCCGCGCGCACGGGCCGGGTGTCACGCCGCGCGCTCATCGTCGGCGGGCTGGCGGCCGCCGCGGGCACGGCCGTCGGGGTCCCGCTGCTCCTGCGGGCGAAGGGCGACGGCTCGGACGACCCCGTTGTCAGGTCGGATACCTCTCCGGGCGGCGCGGCGGACGGGGTGGTGCTCAACGGCCTGTCCGGGGCCCGGACCCTTGCCTTCAGCCCGGACGCCAAGACGCTGTTCGCCGCCGGCGACGGCGGCACCGTCTGGCGCTGGGACGTCACCACCCGACGGGGCACCAGTACGCACATCGGCATCCCCGAGTACATCCAGCCCGTCCAGTTCAGCCCGGACCGCAGGCTCCTGGTCAGGGCGGAGAAGAACAAGGTCCTCCTGTGGGACGTGGCCTCGGGCCGCATGGTGAGGACCTTCCACGGGCCCCCGACGGGCAAGGCCCAGGAGGGCTTCGTCCACTCGCTGACCCTCAGCCCGGACGGCGGGACCATCGTCGCGAGCCTCTCGGAGGGCCTGTACGTGTGGGACACGGCCTCCGGCCGGAAGCGCGACGTGCACAAGGGCCGGTACAGCGGGCCGTTGGCGATCAGCCCGGACGGCAGGCTGCTGGTCACCGCGTACCCCGTGAGGCTGCGGGAGCTGCCGTCCTGCCGGGTCCTGGCCACCGTCGACGAGTACACCTCCCACCAGGCCGCGGTGTTCAGCCCGGACGGCCAGATCCTGGCCCTCGGGCAGCTGGACGGCACGGTCCGTCTGTGGAACGCCGCGACCCGTCAGGAGGTGGTCACCCTCAAGGGCCACAAGGGCACGGTCAACGCGCTCGCGTTCCACCCGAGCGGCCGTACCCTGGCCGGCGCGGGCAGGGACGGGACCGTGCGGCTGTGGGACACGGCCTCGGGGAAGTCCACCGCCACCTTCACCTGTCCCAACTCCCTTGAGGCGGTGGCGTTCAGCCCGGACGGCAAGATGCTCGCGGCGGGTCTGGGCAGTGGCACCGGCTTCTCCTCGAAGGACACCGTCCGCCTGTGGACGATCCCCTGA
- a CDS encoding multicopper oxidase domain-containing protein, giving the protein MAGAMGGAAVLPQSVLGVRAYASPAHGTGSADTPVPQTPPLEKYVDPLPRPLTAIPDPSVYPGADYYEITMRQGSWRFHRDLGPATVWGYWAENPHDPHQAIGMGYLGPTLSVTKDHPTVVKYRNELPTTHLFQFVIDAIRNGDPQLTPIAPPPYKSEPPFPPNINVWNVVHQHGGFTAPQSDGMPLQSFSPDGFHADSYTTLDPSRVKPNEAICGYTNHERASMLWYHDHGMGMTSLNVYAGLAGLYLVRDPADERLGLPRGEFEVPLILQDRTFQRDGSLAYTMTQREGEDTPVVNGKAYPFLAVEPRRYRLRILNASNERFWRLRFDVPREVLPQPTLPFWLIGTDGGLRAPLRMLNFLISPAERYELIVDFSQMPMGTNVILTNYNAPVHYPGGGGPEISGVMQFQVTKRLSGGADGTTPPEKLKLPAVAPIEPKPHIRRREWVLYQHELFGTMTFNAVPFMEPSQDFIKAGSTEIWEYINPNHDAHPMHVHLVNFQVLNRQPIDAAGYQADYEKWIDGGRKPEDRPVLANYLTGPPIPPDPDEARSHKDTVKSYPETVTRIIIDEFSPPMDMIASIPGSGTELPATYLHHCHILEHEDDDLMRPWTIVGDGDGDGGGGGGGGHGH; this is encoded by the coding sequence ATGGCCGGTGCCATGGGCGGCGCGGCCGTGCTTCCCCAGAGTGTTCTGGGAGTGCGGGCATACGCGTCGCCGGCTCACGGGACAGGGTCTGCGGACACCCCGGTGCCGCAGACTCCTCCGCTGGAGAAGTACGTCGACCCGTTGCCCCGGCCGCTGACAGCCATCCCGGATCCTTCCGTCTATCCAGGCGCCGACTACTACGAGATCACCATGCGGCAGGGCTCGTGGCGCTTCCACCGCGATCTCGGGCCGGCAACCGTGTGGGGTTACTGGGCTGAGAACCCGCACGATCCTCACCAGGCCATCGGCATGGGCTACCTCGGGCCCACCCTCAGCGTGACCAAGGACCATCCGACGGTCGTCAAGTACCGCAATGAATTGCCGACCACCCACCTGTTCCAGTTCGTGATCGACGCCATCCGCAACGGTGACCCCCAGCTCACCCCGATCGCTCCGCCTCCCTACAAGAGCGAACCGCCTTTCCCCCCGAATATCAACGTGTGGAACGTGGTGCACCAGCATGGCGGTTTCACGGCACCACAGTCCGACGGCATGCCGCTGCAGTCGTTCAGCCCGGACGGCTTCCATGCCGACTCCTACACCACCCTCGACCCGAGCCGGGTCAAACCCAACGAAGCGATCTGCGGCTACACCAACCACGAGCGTGCGTCCATGCTCTGGTATCACGATCACGGCATGGGGATGACCAGCCTCAACGTCTATGCGGGGCTTGCCGGTCTCTATCTCGTTCGCGACCCCGCCGACGAGCGGCTCGGCCTGCCGCGAGGCGAATTCGAGGTCCCCCTCATCCTGCAGGACCGGACCTTCCAGCGGGACGGCTCGCTCGCCTACACCATGACCCAGAGGGAAGGCGAGGACACCCCGGTCGTCAACGGCAAGGCGTACCCTTTCCTGGCCGTCGAGCCGCGGCGCTACCGGCTGCGCATTCTCAACGCCTCCAACGAGCGTTTCTGGCGGCTGAGGTTCGATGTTCCCAGGGAGGTACTGCCTCAACCCACACTGCCGTTCTGGCTGATCGGCACCGACGGAGGTCTCCGTGCTCCGTTGCGCATGCTGAACTTCCTGATCTCGCCGGCCGAGCGGTACGAGCTGATCGTCGACTTCAGCCAGATGCCCATGGGTACGAACGTCATATTGACGAACTACAACGCACCGGTCCACTACCCCGGCGGCGGCGGACCCGAAATCTCGGGCGTCATGCAATTCCAGGTCACCAAAAGATTGTCCGGGGGCGCGGACGGGACGACGCCGCCCGAGAAACTCAAGCTGCCGGCGGTCGCACCCATCGAGCCCAAACCGCACATCCGTCGGCGGGAATGGGTCCTGTACCAGCACGAGCTCTTCGGTACCATGACGTTCAACGCGGTACCGTTCATGGAGCCGTCCCAGGACTTCATCAAGGCGGGCTCGACCGAGATCTGGGAGTACATCAATCCCAACCACGACGCCCACCCGATGCATGTCCACCTCGTCAACTTCCAGGTGCTGAACAGACAGCCGATCGACGCGGCCGGTTACCAGGCGGACTACGAAAAGTGGATTGACGGTGGCCGCAAACCGGAGGACAGGCCGGTGTTGGCGAACTATCTCACCGGGCCCCCGATTCCGCCGGACCCGGACGAAGCGCGGTCCCACAAGGACACGGTCAAGTCCTATCCGGAGACGGTGACCAGAATCATCATCGATGAATTCAGCCCGCCGATGGATATGATCGCGTCGATTCCCGGAAGCGGCACCGAGCTCCCGGCGACGTACCTCCACCACTGCCACATTCTCGAACACGAAGACGACGACCTGATGCGCCCGTGGACGATCGTGGGCGACGGCGACGGCGACGGCGGTGGCGGTGGCGGCGGTGGCCACGGCCACTGA